The genomic stretch aatggatagacatttaaaatgtatcaaaaataaataaattagtatGTGATAATCAGAACTAAAGAAAGACAGTGGAAGAAACTGTTCCAATTCATACTACTGACCTGTATCACCATGCACAGGTGCTTCATCCTTAATGTCCGGCTGCTGCTCACTGTCAGTGTCCTGGGACTCCTTAGGAGGCTCAGTTTCACTTTTGTCAGTATCCTTGGCAGAGGACACTTTCCTCTTTTTCGAGCTAGATTCAGCCACTTCGATGTCACCCttcaaaaaaaaagaggagcaaCCGTCTTTTAAAATCTTTAATCCTCATGaacgtagagctgggcaatatatcgatatcatgatattagactagatatcatcttcgattttggatatcgtgatatggcacaattgttgtcttttcctggttttaacccttgtgttgtccttcgggtcccagtgacccgaaggacaacacaaggattatgtacttccctttactttgttgagaattgctctctaaacaaggattaatacagcaccttagttcttgtttgtacagcattttggtcagcttaaactgtgtttaaatgtgttctagaaataaactttacttacttactttacaagaaacagggtttagagagcaattctcaacaaagtaaacggaagtacataatccttgtgtggtccttcgggtcactgggacccgaaggaccacacaaggattaaaggctggtaagttcagaaaagtacatcactttactgtaatgcagactGTTGTTtgattatttgcctttaaccacttagtcattatacccacattactgatgattatttatcaaaaatctcattgtgtaaatgttttgtgaaagcaccgatagtcaacacaACAAAATCGTTGCcgtatcgatagaggtatttggtcaaaaatatcgtgttatgtgattttctccatatcgcccagcactACCTCAACGTAAGACATTGACATTGCAGCAGAAATAATTCTATGCATAGGGATCCATCCCCGCATGaactttatatattttgtacCAATGAGTAGTGGGGGATAAACATGCACAAAACACGTGTAAACGCTGTCCCATTTAGTTGTAGCTTTGTTAATGTCgtgtatttgttattttatgatGTGAAGTAAGTCACCGTTACCTCTGCAGCACTTGGAAGTAACTTGGCATCACTCTCAGGCACCGTTGTAGTATCAGAGATCTTTCTCTTGGTACGGTTGCCTTTCCCCCGGGCCCGGCGTGTGTTCACAAACACAGCGGGGCTGAAAACGTCTTCCTTGCATGATGAGTCTTTATTTTCCCTAGGACTTTCTTGTGTGGCAGTTACGTCTTCTTGAACAGCAGTAACATCTTGCTTTTGTCCCTGGAATAAACAATAATACACTGGTGTAAGTTACACATCAGACATTAACtttaagggggaaaaaagcatgtCTTAAGACTGATTTAGCCGTTAAACAGTATAATTGATCAGGATTGCGTTAcctgctcttcctcctcctgttctGGTTGATAATGGCGCTTGATCGCTTTCAGGAGTTTATCGGCCTGTTTTCGAACAATAAGACGTTAGCCTGTTGCAAAGACGTTAACGTTATAACTTATTTGCCTGTTGACTACATTTGGCCGAGTTAGAGttacacacaaatgcaaacgTTAGCTTACAGTAACCGTTAGCGTAGCGTTAACACAATTGGACGATAACCTCGAagtatttctacatttatttaaaaagtacAACTCCATTACCTTCATATTGGCTTTAAGGCCGAGCTCCTTCGCGAGGCTTCTCAGCTCCGCATACTTCATGGAGTCTAAATCCATCTTGCAGTGATACTTTATTCCGTTTTGGGAGAATAAATCAGCGCACACACGTTAAGTTTTCTGATGCACAgcgagctgtgtgtgtgtgggtcagcGCTCGACGGTTAAATTTCTCCGATTCAAAACACAGCAGCGGGAGCCATTTGATTGGCTCTTGCGTGTGACCGGATGTGCAtcgcagccaatcagagctaaGATACATTCTGGGCGTTCTGCCCATTGTCAACAACGTCATATTTGAGCCATTTATTCGTCGGTTATGTTTAGCGCTTGAATATATTTAAGATGAGTGGGGTTAAATCATCATTTTTGGCATAAGCTTATTTAGTTTTCACTTAGTTTtaacatgttaaatgtttaaaacgAATGTTCTTTGGCAGTATATCGGCATTTGTCATATGACTCCAGATGGTGGCAGTGTTACACCGAGCATGCCGAGATGAAAAACACAAGGAAGAGACGTCCTGCTTTCTGGTCCTGAGTTCAAATTTACAAGCGGGACAAATAGCTAAAGCTATCTATCTAGGCTCTGTAGTCTGTACAACTCCAATAACATGGAATTTGACGAGAGCCTCTTAATCCAACGTACAAACGCTGCAAAGCTAGCTACAGGGGCAGAACACAAGCAGCGGATGACTCTCCACTGTCAGCAATGCAACACCGTCCTGGGGGACTCCCTCGGCGTCTGTGGGGAGATTACATGTATGGACGCTATCGTGTGTATTAGTAAGTTCACTTCATCTCTTCGCTCAGTTGAAATGGCCTAGGTCAGTTGTCTACAACTAAGGTTAGTAAGTTAACTTAACTTGTTGTCCATTCGGTGAGGAAAATCATAagatgtggttgaaagctcCGGAAAAAGCGGATAAAGTGGTAAAGTGGACCTATTTTGGGGTCAAACTCCTTTTTTTGGCAATGTTTTAATGACTGTGTTGTATTATTCAATGGAAAAGCTACTGCATTTTGCAGAAATGTTGTTTTTACCTTTGCTATGTTTCCTAGCATGTGCTGTAATGTGTGTTTTGCAGTAGGCCTGCATGATAAATTGTtataaatcgttataaaatcgcgatctcgattcacccctgtTCACGATTTAATTCTTAAATGACttcgtttttggtttttttctacttcaattaatttaattattaaagcatttgacattgacattaacatgttttaattatgtaaagacatgttcaaggagttcaggtagagcctgtatcagggccatatttagttcaatgtgtttatatgtcactattttttgtagcctactgtacttaaatggccagtatgtactttattttctttattcattgaagcctctatgtttacaggcttgcagtgatgcgcaatgtgctataggtgccaaaaaaaatctgtttggtactgccacTTACATCATGGCAGAGAGtcatatcaattctaagctaaaaaaaaatgatgattcATATTTTCCCCCGAATGGTGCAGGCCTATTTTGCAGGGCTACTGCACCCTCCCCGCATTGGTGATAATCACATGCTCCCAATACGATATTAATCGATACATCGCTGCTTTTCTCCCTACAGGAGTAACCAATGATGTGGTCATCAGTGATGCAATGGAGTCAGGACATAAAGATGCAATGGCTAATTggtgagtgaaaaaaaaaaacaagggtgTTTGGGCTTTTGGAGGGCTTCAGATAAGCCTTAGTATTCATTCAACTGGATATCCAAAAAATAGTTTCAGTCTTTGTCAAGTGCACAGCCTTGCTTGTGATAAAGttcataaatttaaataaattaaatctaaaaCTTGGTGGCTTCAACCCTCGGGACACACACGCACTAAAGTTCTGCATGTAAATATCCCTATACACCATAATGCAATATCAGATTTAAGTTGAACTAATTATCTAAATTCTGGGTGGGGAACATAAGcagtgtttttagttttttcacaAGGTACATTGACTGTGGTTGGATGGATCAGCTACTACGTTGTCACCTACAGGCTATTGACTGTGTTCTTACAGTGTTGACTGAAAGGTTTGGCTCAGGGTCCTATTTGTTGTCACAGCTTGTTGTTTCCTTTCAGCATCTACAGTTCTCTAATATGCCGCGGCTGCCGCTGTGCTGTGGGGAGAGTCGTTCACTCTGCCCCGTCGCGTTTGGCCACGGTTCGCTCCATGTTTCTCCTCTACAAAGCAAACATCAGTTGGTACGTTCTGCTGCTTCTGTGAGAACACGAGCATATTGACTTCTTGTGTACAGGCTCGCTGCTGTCTGGAGaggctaaaaaaaacaagtgtatTATGAGTGTTGTTCATTGCATGAATTGCTTTCTGAAAGATCACATTAGGAGATGAAACGCAGCCAATTTCTGCCAGCCAAGTGACTgattccttcctttttttttttattctatggATACTGTTGGTGTGAACGGATTTTAGGCTTCATCACTTGATCCTTTAAAACCCCCCCcattcctgtctctctctgcagttaCATTCTTAACTGCTGCTCAATGGTGAAGGCATCCACACTTACATTTGATCTGAAGCCCCTCAGTGAAAGCATGAATAAGGTGAGTCAAGGAAATCTAATACTCGTTATTCTGACGGCCAAGATTAATACCAGTGTATATACAACTGCAGTGTTTTATACTCCTAATAATCTCAGTACTGTGGTGACATGTGAATAGCACTTACTTGTTCTAGGACCAGTTAATTTACTTGGCATGATCTGGCCATTTTgatacattttaatgaaatactTGTAAATGACGAGTCCTTTTCAGCAGGCTCGTATTGTCTCGAGGAGTACAAGTTGTTACAACAGTTACATTTGAAAGCTAGAGTGTGACGCCAGAGTAACATTTTAAGCTATtacccatcagcctcagctgtactccAGAAAGCCTCTcggttaaaggaatacgccaccgtttgttgaaatagggcttatcacggtctaccctggctgtagataggtgggccaacacattttttgtctcagtgcaagtaattaggttgtttttttgtcttttgttggctcacttttactcacaacatgctaaccggcaacataggattccattcactacgctaagctaactagtggcggcgctgccggtgttgcaccggactaaaacaatgcatgcacaaaaaatgtgttggcccacctatctacagctaggggagaccgtgataagccctatttcaataaacggtggcgtatccctttaagtggcGAATCAGCATTCCATTATATCTAGTTCCCTTTTGAATCTACGTATGTGTACAAAAGTTCAAGTGTGAAAAAGGACTACTGTGTAACGAAAAACCAGGCAGGGAGGATTTGGGCCAAAAACAAATGCCTTTTATTGAAAAGaaatctgtttctctttccATTGCAGGTGAGGAAGCAGTTTGAAGCGCAGTTGGATCAGATGTCACGCATTAAGAGCAGACTGGCTGACAGAAGTCTGACCAGTGAATTTGTCTAGTAGCACGAACATGCAATCTCCACTGTACCTAGTCCTGGGATAACGGATATGCGTTCTCTCGTATACTCCTTTGTGTTGCAACTTCAGTGTTTccattcaacttttttttcttttgatgatGCAGGAATTGCTTTCAGCGTTATTCATTAGTTATGATTGATATCTGCAGATGCAGTGGATATCATTGTTCATTAATTCAATTTATTGAAAGTGGTTTTTTTACACCAATATATTTTGGACAGACATGAATTTTTCTTCAAATAAGACGTGAAGCTATTCGATGAAAAGAAACATTTGTGCAGTTTGGAGCTGTAACCATTTACATTGTGTACCTTTTTAGTTTTTGGGAACATGTCCTATCTACACCGGCAAGATCTCACACCAAAACGACTAACCTAAATGTATATGGCACCATTACCTTTAGTATCTTTATGGATACCCTGACACATAGTCAGAACCGCAAGGCCATGAAAACGGAACTAAACCATATGTGAAAAACTGTCTGATAATAAGCTAAAACACACAAGAACTACTGTATCCCTTGTAttttaggcctcctgcacactggctgcgtggcgtttctgttgcgtgtcaattatttttatttatatctgcatttgtcaaaacctagagactttcaaacatcaaaatgtcattcattaaatgtattcaaatgacatataaacatcttatATTCTAtttttgcctggaaatgcttccaacacgcttgcgtgtcacgtgaaaaataggcagcggtcctatttctagcatgcacgcttTTTCGGCGCGAGACGTGTGTGTCATGCAGGCAGcatgcaagctctaacctgttaacatgggagccgaaatacaaacggacacgctcacgccacgcaggcagcgtgCAGGGGCTCCTACTCCTATGTCTAAGATCTAGCCTATTTGTATCTGATAATATATCTGATATATCCGGTTTTGTCCATCTTTGCTGTGtaaaattcaattttttttgtctataAAGCTAATAAAAAATTGTTATAGCATAACCCCGAGGCAAGTTCTTTAACTTTACGATGGCTGGGCTAGCCGTTTGGCCGTgcttctagtctttatgctaagctagttAACGAGGGGCTATAGACTTTTGCTCTAATGCAAAGACGATGATGTACAGAATGTCACTCATTCCATTACAGCACTCAAACCGAAAGTAAACATCAACACGCAGCCATCCAATTGGCACCATGCTGCATTTTATTGCTGAATTTCTGAtacagattctttttttttttcttcttctttcagtTAATACAAAACCAGACAAGAGGCTCACACATAATAAGCATGCCCATTTTCTCCCTCTGGAGTGCATAGTTTCTACACAGTCCACCTGCTCAGTGGAAAAGTTGATCAACAAAGTAATGTCATTAAATCATTTCACCTAagcttttgtttagtttttttggatATATTGGGAACAAAGGCTGATCAGTGTTTTTCAGCTGCACTGTGGCCAAACGTGTCCATGGTCACGTTTGACACGAAACTACTCTCtgatacttcttttttttttggtgcaaTTTAGTCTGTAAAAACCTAAGTGGTGATCAGAGTTACTGTTGCTGTGTCAAACAACCGTCCCCGTCCCCCCCCCAGGGTTGTCACTAGGGCCAGGGATCGCCAAACATTTCCTGAATCCATCCAATCCCTTCCGATTCACAAGGTCCAGATTCAAATTACATTTCCCATTCAATATCAATTAGGTTTGGGAAATTTCACTTACAGTACCAATTTTGCTTGGCTTCTCAGAACTTATGGCATACATTAAATTATACATGCAAGAAGCAgccctcaaatatttttttttataatacacCGGGTTGTTTACAGAATTGACCcccaaaaaagttttttttgaagTACTTCACTTAACAAGACTAACAACATATGAACATATTTTGTTTCAATcgatttggggattttatataTAATCGATAAAAGAGCTCAATTTTGATTGGAGAATGGATTCttttaacccagccctagtgtcacAGAACACCTGATGTGAACATTTTCAATAGCCTAATTAACACTCATTTCACATTACAAAGTTGGATTATTGCATGCAATACAAATCATTCAGTATTTCTGCTAGGTCATGCATATTTTCTAAACCCACATTCTTGTTGCTAGGCGCCTACTTGTTTCTAGATTGGGATTATAAATCCCCACAAAGAGCGTAACAGGGTTTTTAGAACACAGTATTCAAGACAGGATGGCGATGAGGACGGTGCAAGTCggtacagagagagaaagtgctTCTCCGACGAGTGTCCAGTTCATTCAGTAAGTCCTTTGCAGCCACAGAGTTACTGAAAGTCTAGCTCTAAAATGTGGGGTTAGGGTTTTTggtagatgtaaaaaaaaaaaaatgctacaaGAATTGAAATTTAAAAGCATCTCTCGTGTACCGTTGTTGGTTTCGATTCTTTTTTTGGTGTGGAAAGAATACAAGGCAGGTCATTTGTCTCTGTAATACAGGACGCTACAGCTGTCCTAGCAGTATACCTTGTTCTGAAGTGCCCCAAACCTCCGTAAGTGATACTGTATTCTAAAGCCAAATATTATACGACTCCCCCAGGCCCccctcaaaaaaaaagaagtgactaATAGAATGCTACCGTAGGCATAAAAGAGAGCACGGGGGAAAGGGGCATTACAGACTCCTTTTAACACTTACACCCTGGCACTAAACTCATGCATTATTGTAGGTTACTGCTTCTAAAACTATAATCAAATACAATTTTATGGATTAAAATATCTCACTCTGACTCCCAAAATTATATGAGGTATTATGTACAATACAATGTCAAGATGAGATCTTAGTTCTAGGACTTAAACACTATGTCGGATCCCTCCCAATTACAGCCAAATCTAGGATTAAAGCACTACTGTTAAtagaactattttttttttttcctttttctaaaAGGTTTCTACCACTGTCACATCTGGGATCTTTTTGGCTGTTGCATAATTCCTACCTTATTATTTTTGATGCTTAAAAGTGCATGAATACAATTTAGGGCATCATTAAGAATCCTACAGCAGTTCTGTTAGAAAGCACTTACTTATATTGAGAATATACACCTATATGAACTTGAATCTATACTTATTAACTGCATACCCTGATCGTGTCATActtttaactattttttttttcaacttattCTACACCCAGGACATGGAATAAAAAGGGAGATCTGGCATTAGTCTAAAGATCTGGGGGCCAAGCTGTGTCTAAATGTGGTGCATCTAACAGGTGTTGTACGTCAATCTACCAGCCTTTTAAATTTGGACTGAAATGGTTTCCACGGTTTGGAGCTCCAGCTTAGTCTAGAAATTGATTTGAACTAGTTTTCAAAAAAAGCAAGCATCACAACTGGTCATGCATGGCTACTATAATGTTGGCACCACAGTCCCGCTAAATAAGCTAATGCACATGAGTCTATACATATCTTAATGGAAGACATTGGTGATTTTGTTGCTTTCAAACAACGTGTCACTTGTTTATACAATATACAGTTTGGTTAACAACATGACAGTTAAGATCAAATATTGCACAAATCCCGGTAAAAATGATttttgatttatatatatatatatatatatatatatatatatatatatatatatatatatataatgatcccaaagaaagaaaaaaagttgatgAAATGAGACCAGGGTTTCTTTCAGGTAAGGAGAAATTCAATAGAAGCTTGAATGAAAAGGAGCTGCTACTTGAGCGCTGGTATCTCTCTGCTTACTGGACGCATTGGAAACTGCAGGTAGAGACAAAGCATTAGGTCTGATAAGCCAGATTCTGTTACTTTTTGAGTTATTTTGTCTCGCTGTTCATGCCACAAAAAGGAATCAAATAGTAATTTGTGTCTAGAGCTAACTGCAGTGTGTTAAGAATGTTTATCAGTCTCTTAGATGAGAGCTCATGTTAACGCCgacataaataaattatatatatatatatatgttaaggGGCGGAAagacaaatgaagaaaaaaataaaaaggacaaataCTGGACTAGACTTTGGTAATATAAAGACTGACTTTAAAAACTGGCAATTGCCGGATTTTTAAGGATATCAAGGATTAAGTCACAACAGGAATATGATCTTCAATTTGTGAATAAACCTGCAGACTTGACCAAAGGAGAGCACCAAAatggagaatttttttttttaatcgtagAGTAAAAATACTATCTTGTGACCTTACTTTAGAACAGATGCATAGGGGACCACAGTTTGAGTGAGTCAACGTTTCCCTCAAAAATGGTTCAATCGTGTGCTTCCGGCTGCTCCTGTTCGCCTGTCAGCTGCGTCACTTATTTGACTAAATTTACCCAGGAACAACTTATATAAAAACTGCTGTGGCGCTTGACAAccattacatttcttttaccGATCACGCACCCATTTGCTCCTGTTGGGACTTGTTATGGTGATGAGGTAGTGCAAAAACcaaacccaaaaaaaacacacaccctatgaatttaatttaatcaCAGGCCTTGATCTTTGCTACAGTATCGTGTGTCTTTAATCTCTTCCCAGGTAACAGGAGCAGTTTGATCATTATCAAACTGATTTGATCTAATTATAGAGCATGTGggggattttttcttttttaaaccttttcagGAAGcatcagtgactacgtttacatgcagcctgATAAGAGTCTAACCCAAATCTGACTGAAAAAGCCCAAATGATGGAGTCTTTCGGGCATTTACACGAAGAACTGAAACTCACGGCCTTTCAGCCAATTTAGTGACTCTAAAGCCAGCGTTTTGCTACAAGAGTGTGCTTGATGGAAGTCACACTAGCCCACGATCTTGGCAGATGTCCTGAAAGATGATCATGCTGcaggaagaaaggaggagagagcgagagagatccAATGTCCCAGGAGGGCACCCGTGTCccaaaaagccccccaaaaaaagaggtCATCTCCACAATGCCTCTTCGTCCCTTTACCTCCAAAAGACTGGCTGGCCGTGGAAGTGGTCCGTCGATGGTGCTGGGGCTGATTTAAAGGCAGAAGTTCCTCCAGTTTGGTCTTCAGCTGGTTTCAGAGCTGCATTGAATGGGAAACCCATcctagaataaaaaaaaataaaataaaaatcacacatCATTTCTTTATAACACAGTTAAGTGAAAGACTAGACTATATTAACGATGTCGTCTACAGATCTGCCTATTATTTCTCAATTAACTGATGAAAATATTGAAAACAGTTTGCTATAATCCAAGGTGACAATCCAATCAGTCTTGAGGGGGAGAGTACATATTCACATTGAAGAATCGAATATAATCAATCTATCGACTAATTGATTCAGCTCTCATCTAGACAAATACCAgccctgttaaaaaaaaagaaaaatagcatAGAACATGAGGACACTGATTGTTAACGGGTCTCGAAGTGCACCGACGTCCAGCTAGAGTTTTTGGATATTTAACGTTAgtgtctaaaaaaataaataaatagcagaATGTATATAATGTAAGAGTCAATTTTCCCTTTGAAATACATTGTCAATTTCCTAAAACGCGcagtaacattaaagtcaaaagCAGGTACCACGCGGGTCTGGCACGGTTTGAAAAGCACTGACCTTGGTGTGACAGTTGGTCCGAAATGATGCAGAGGTATTTCCTCTGGGGGGTTCGAGCTGCTGCGGCTCACAATGGTAAACAAAAGCCAGGGGGGGGTTCTTCCTCTACAGTGACACATCCAGGTCTCCCAAACTGGACGTATGGCGGGCTAATTCTGTACAGAGTGACCGCGCCGTGGGAGGTCATACTTAAAGAAGAATAAGCCGAAGAATAAGCCGAAGAACCGCAGGGCCCtcttccccccaccccccctctcccctccttACAACCCGGAGAGGAGAAGGTCCCCTCTCGTCCCCCGTCTCCGCACTGCCTCCGCTCTACTCTACGCCATTTTCGTTCTGTTACTACGAGCCAACGGAAGAGTGCGACGATTGTGCCGGAgacctgtcaatcaaaatgaaaGTCCGCCCCGGATGTACTTCTTCTTCTATTCTCCTGACAGTTATCGATCAGCTTTGCGGTGCGTTTACTGCCGCCAACTGACCAGAATGAACAAAAAAATCCATGAATCAGTGCATTAATCAAGATGTTTTAACTGTAGGTTAGTGTGTAGTATTAACAGTCAAATGTACGTAAGCACAAATTCTGAAGAACATTCACTTCATGAGGAAATTATTAATGTGTAAGTGTTAGTTAAGaggcctttaaaggtcccatgacatgctgctttttggatgcttttatataggccttagtggtcccctaatactgtatctgaagtctcttttatatagaccttagtggtcccctaatactgtatatgaagtctcttttatatagaccttagtggtcccctaatactgtatctgaagtctcttttatataggccttagtggtcccctaatactgtatatgaagtctcttttatataggccttagtggtcccctaatactgtatatgaagtctcttttatataggccttagtggtcccctaatacaaggcaaggtggagggtgggggtgtgtggccttgaccaactgccactttgctcatttgcaagctacaatgtctctctctctctcatgggtgggccaaattctctgggcgggcaaagcagagaaaggggaggtaacctttcctcttatgacatcataaagggaagattccagattggcccatctgagctttcattttctcaaaggcagagcaggaactcatattaatgtgagaaaaaacctcataaagtgacattttcatgccatgggacctttaaatgaatGACATGCTAGGTAGTTTAGCTAAGTGTGTATAATTGACCCAATTAGCTAATTGATAATCAAGTAGCATGACAAATGGAATTAGTTGATTAATGAAGTTGTCAA from Perca fluviatilis chromosome 20, GENO_Pfluv_1.0, whole genome shotgun sequence encodes the following:
- the oip5 gene encoding protein Mis18-beta; amino-acid sequence: MEFDESLLIQRTNAAKLATGAEHKQRMTLHCQQCNTVLGDSLGVCGEITCMDAIVCIRVTNDVVISDAMESGHKDAMANCIYSSLICRGCRCAVGRVVHSAPSRLATVRSMFLLYKANISCYILNCCSMVKASTLTFDLKPLSESMNKVRKQFEAQLDQMSRIKSRLADRSLTSEFV